CGCTCTGCTTAATCTTGAAATTCCGGCTGATGAAGCGGGCGACAGCCGGAATACACTGGCCGCATTTCTTGGTCAGGATAAAGAAGGTCTTCCGTTTATGATCGAAGAAGCGGGCCGTTCGGGCCGTGCTTTGCGTGTCGGCCCCTGGAAATATATTCAGGAGTCGGTCAGCAGGAAACGGAAGAAACCCGGTCAGCCGGCGCAACTGTATAATCTGGCGGTTGATCCCGGAGAGCAGCATAATATTATTACTGAACATCCCGAAAAAGCCGACGCCATGGAAAAACAGCTGGTAGAATTGATGACCGTTCCCGGGATTAGATAATGAAAAATGCAGTACTGCTACTATGCATGTTAAGCGGCCTGGTTTCGGCCAGGCCCAATATTATTTTCATCAACGCTGACGATCTCGGCGTGATGGATGTGGATTATAACAGTGACCGCTATATCACGCCCAATATTCGGCGTATCTGCAAAGAAGGCATGGTTTTCAGCGAGGCTTATGCGGCGGCTGCGAGCGGTGCGTCGAGCCGCGCCTGTGTCATGAGCGGTCAATATACGCCCCGGCACGGGATTTACGGGACGGACGTGGCGGGTATCGGAAAAGCAAGTGAGCGCAAACTCATTCCGGTGAAGAGTGAAAAATTCCTGCCTCTGGAAAATGTAACGATTACCAAGGTGCTGAAGGCGGGCGGTTATAAAACGATCCATCTTGGCAAATGGCAGATCGGGGAAGACCCGACCGAACAGGGGTTTGATGTCAATATTGGCGGATACGCCGCCGGTGTGCCAAAGGGCGGATATTTCGTTCCGTTCCGGCAGGGGCTGATGGCGGAGTATAACAATCAGTACCGGGCGGGTACGCACAGTGTTGATGTGCTGACCGACCAGGCGGTTAAATTTATGCAGATTAATCGGGAAACGCCGTTTTTCATGAGTCTGCAGTTTTATTCGGTACATGCCGGGCTTGAGCCGGTGCCGGAACTGGTTGAAAAATATGATCCCGCCACGGTGGATCCGACCTATGCCTCCATGATCGAAATGGTCGATCTGGGGGTCGGCCGCATTCTCGATGCGGTTCGCGATCTGGGACTGAAAAATAATACAATGATTGTTTTCACTTCCGACAACGGCGGCGTAAAAGCGGTTTCTGATCAGACCCCGTTCCGTTCGGGAAAAGGCTCGTATTTCGATGGCGGGATTCGCGTTCCGCTGGTGATCAGTTGGCCGGGACATTCGGCAAAAGCGGGGTTGTGTGAGACTCCGGTGATCGGGGTGGATTTCTATCCGACATTTCTGGAAGCCGCCGGCCTGAAAGCACCAAAGGGAAAGGTGCTCGATGGCGTCAGCTTAATTCCTCTGCTGAAAAAACGCGGTACGATTCCGGAACGTCCGATTTTCTGGCACTTCCCGGTCTATCAGGAAAGTCTCGCTGCAAAAGCGGACGATGCCCACGATGAGTTTTTTCTCACACGCCCCGGGTCGGCGGTCCGGATGGGCCGCTGGAAGCTGCATGAATATTTTGAAGACGGCCGCATCGAACTGTACGACCTGGCCGCCGATCCGGCCGAACGGATGAATTTTCAGCATCTGCACGTTCGAACCACTGAAAAGCTGCACCGCGCTCTCGTTGAGTGGCGTGAAGCGATCGGAGCACCGGTTCCCGATCAGCCGAATCCGGAATATCATCCTGCGGAAAATCCATAACGGGTAAAAAAACGGCGCTTTGATTTTTCAAAGCGCCGTTTGTTTGGTCTGTTCAATCAGACGTTATCCGCAGCTAGGCCCTTTGGCGTAATACTGTCCGACGAGGTCCCAGTTGATCACATTGAAGAAGGCATTAATGTAATCGGGACGACGGTTCTGATAGTTCAGATAATACGCGTGTTCCCAGACATCGAGACCGAGGATCGGTGTTCCGTCGCAGGCAACCTCTTTCATCAGCGGGTTGTCCTGATTCGGGGTGGAGCAGACGCTGAGGGTTCCGTCGTCGTGTTTGCAGAGCCAGGCCCAGCCGGAACCGAAGCGCGTGGCCGCGGCGTTGCTGAAGGCGTCCTGAAAGCCGTCGATACCGCCGAAGGAATCCTTGATTGCGGCCAGCAGTTCGCCGGTGGGTTCCTGTTTTTCACCGATCATAATTTCCCAGAAGAAGGAGTGGTTGGCATGGCCGCCGCCGTTATTGCGGACCGCCCCGCGTTTGTCTTCCGGAACCTTGTCCAGATTGGCGCAGAGTTCGCACAGCGGCGTATCTTCGAGCCCGGTTCCTTCGAGGGCGGCATTCACTTTGGTGATGTAGGCCTGGTGGTGTTTGGTGTGATGAATTTCCATCGTTCGCGCATCGATGTAGGGTTCGAGCGCATCGTATCCGTAGGGGAGTGCAGGTAATTCATAAGCCATAATAAACCTCCGTTAAGTTTTGTTTTGAACGGGTTCTATAATGGATTGAATGGAGCGGGAGTCAAATTTAAACAGTACAAAAATGGTCATATATTATTTTATTCGGTCATGCGGCCGGGGCTTTAGGGTTGAATAAATTTCCAAACCTTGGAGAATGCTCTCTTTTCCGGCAATTAAGGTGATATGGACAGCAATACAAATATAGCGATACTGGGATTCGGTCTGATGGGGGCTTCGCTTGCGCTCGGGCTGAAAAAACGCGGCTTTACGGGTCGCATCACGGGCTATGCGCGGCGGGAGGAAACCCGTCTCCAGGCTTTGGAAAACGGCGTGGCGGATGCGGTGTTTGCGGATCCGGCCGATGCGGTGCGCGAGGCGGATCTGGTGGTGATCTGTGTGCCGATCTGGACGATTGCCAAGCTGGCGGAGCAGATTGTACCGGCACTGAAGCCCGGCGCGGTGGTGACGGATGTGGGCAGCACGAAGTCGGAGCTGCTGAAACTGATGTGCCCGCTTTTCCAATCTTCGGAAGCACATTTTGTGGGGTCGCACCCGATTGCCGGTTCGGAAAAAACCGGGATCGAGGCGGGAAACCCGGATCTGTACGACGGCCGTCTCTGCATTGTCTGTCCCGTGGAATCCACGCCGGCGGAAGCGAATGAGCGGGTTTCCAATCTTTGGAAAACGGCGGGGTCGGAAGTGGTGGAAATGTCGCCCTGCGAGCACGATGCCATGCTGGCTTCGACGAGCCATCTGCCGCATATGATTGCTGCGGCGCTGGCGCGTTCGGTGGCGGACGGTGATCCATCGGAAAAAGCGGACTACTGCGGGACGGGATTCAAGGATACGACCCGCGTGGCCTCGGGTTCGGCCGACATGTGGGTGGACATTATCGATACCAATCGCGATGCGCTGGTGGAGGAGATTGAACGCTTTCATGATGAGCTGCAGGGGCTGATTCAGATCCTGCGCAGCGGCCATGGCGATGATATTCGGAAATGGCTGGAAGACGCGCGCGACGACCGCGACGAGATTTTAAAATTAAATAGATTTCTTAAGAGGTGAGACTTGAAACCTGAAACTGGAAACTTGAACAAAGAGGCGTCGAAGACCGACCAATCAAAAACCAAAAATCGAAAATCAAAAAGGGTCTATCCGGCGAAGCTGGAGGGGAGCGTGAGCGTTCCCGGGGATAAGAGTATTTCTCAGCGCGTGGCCATGCTGGCGTCGCTGGCGGACGGCACGTCGAAGGTGACCGGCTATCTGATGGGCGAGGATGCGAAAAGCACCCTCTCGGCGATGGAGCAGATGGGGGCCAAAGCGGAATTCAAAGACGATGCGCTCTACATTACCGGCGTGGCCGGCAAGCTGCAGCAGCCGGCGGAGCCGCTGAATATGGGCAATTCCGGAACGGGCACGCGCCTGCTGGCCGGGATTGTGGCGGGGGCCGGCGTGGAGGCTTCGATGATCGGCGATGATTCGCTGTCGTCGCGGCCGATGGGCCGGATCCGGCATCCTCTGGAACAGATGGGCGCGAGCATCGGACTGACCGGTAAAAAGGGAACGCTGCCGATGATGATTATGGGCGGCAACCTGAAGGGCATCGGCTATCTGCTGCCGATGGCATCGGCACAGGTGAAATCGTGTGTGCTGCTGGCCGGTCTTTTTGCCGAGGGAAAAACGACGGTGGTGGAACCGCGCCCGACGCGGGACCACACCGAAAAACTGTTCCAGGCGCTGGATATTCCGATCGAGATCAACGGCCTTGAAATTTCAGTGCAGGGAACGGGTAAAGACGGCGTGCATTTCCAGGCGCGCGATTTTACGGTGCCGGGCGATTTTTCGTCAGCCGCATTCTGGATTGTTGCGGTGGCGGCGCGCCCCGGCGCGGAACTGGTGATTGAAAACGTGGGACTGAATCCGCGGCGCACGGCGCTGCTGGATGTGATGAAGCGCATGGGCGCGGATATTGAGGTGACGGTGACCGAAGCGAAGGGCGATCCGATCGGCAATATCCGGGTGCGCGGCGCTCAGCTGCAGGGTACCGTGATTGAAGGTGATGAGATTCCGAATCTGATTGATGAGATTCCGATTATCTGTGTGGCCGGCGCTTTGGCCGAGGGACAGACGGAGGTGCGCGACGCGGCGGAGCTGCGGGTGAAGGAGTCGGACCGGATTGCGGAGATGGTGAAAAACCTCAAGCTGTTCGGCGTGCAGGTGGAAGAGAAAGAGGACGGCATGGTGGTGACGGGGCCGAATAGGCTGGTCACGCCGGACGCGGTGATTGACAGTCACGGAGATCACCGCATTGCAATGTCGGCGGCGATTCTGAACAGTTTTGCGACGGGCCCGATCACGATTGATCAGGTGGACTGCGTGGATACCTCGTATCCGGAATTCTGGCAGCACCTCGAACAGCTCGGCGGTAAAACAAATTAATTGCACCACAGAGGTTACGGAGGCCACAGAGAAAATTACTCTGTGAACTCGGTGTTCTCCAGCGAAGCGGGTGGTAAAAATTTTAGGAGAGAGGATGAACAAAACAATTGCAATAGACGGGCCGTCGGCGTCCGGTAAGTCATCGGTTTCGAAGGGTGTGGCGGCCGCGCTGGGCTTTATTTATGTGGATTCAGGCGCGCTGTATCGCGGGATCACCTGGCAGGCACTCCGCAAGGGAGTGGATGTTCACGATGCTGCTGCGGTCATCGCGTGTATGGAAAATACGGACTGGGACTTTTTCGTGCAGGACGGTGCCGCGACGTTTTCGGTGGACGGTAATGTGCCGGTGCAGGAGCTGCGTAAAAAGGATGTGCGGGAAAATGTGTCCTTTGTGGCGGTTATTCCGGAGGTTCGCACTTTTGTGGTGGACAGTCTCCGGGCACTGGAACATTTCGGTTCGCTGGTGATGGAAGGCCGCGATATCGGAACAAAGGTTTTTCCGGATTCGCCGTATAAATTTTATCTGGATGCCGATCCGGAAGAGCGCGCGATGCGGCGCTATCGCGAACTGGTGGCGGCCGGTGAAAATGAAAAGGCCGAAGAGGTGATGGAGAGCCTTAAAAAACGCGATAAGATCGATTCGACCCGCAAGACGGATCCGCTGACGGTGGCTCCGGGTGCTCAGGTGATTGACAGCACATCGATGACGCTGGACGACGTGATCCAGACGGTGGTTGATGCGGTGAAGGAGTAACAACATGATTGATTCTGAAAAACATGAAGTGATGGCTGATATGCGGGTTTATCAGTTTTCGACCCGTATTTTTAAATTGTTTCTGCTGATCTGGCATCGTCTGCGTATCCGCGGCGCGGAAAATATTCCGGCTCGCGGCGGTGTGCTGCTGGCATCGAATCATGCGAGTTTTCTGGATCCTCCGGTGGTGGGCGTGGGTTACCGCGGCCGTCCGGTGCATTTTATGGCGCGTAATACGCTGTGGAATTCCAAATTCGGTTCGTGGTGGATGGACCACGTCGGCTGTATTCCGGTTTCGCGCGGCACGGGCGATATCAAGGCGCTGAAGCTGACCATTAAAGCGCTGAAGGAGGGGAAGGCGGTTTCGATGTTTCCGGAGGGCACGCGGACGGAGGACGGCGAGCTGCAGGAGGCCAAGGGCGGAATCGGATTTATTATTGAAAAGTCGGGCTGTGTTGTGGTGCCGGCGTATATTGACGGCACCTATAAAGCGCATCCCAAAGGCACCAGATTTATCAAACCGTGCAAAGTGACGGTCACCTACGGCAAGCCGATTACACAGGACGATTTCAAGGCGCTGGGCACGGGGCGCGCGGCGTATGATGATTATGCCAAACTGATTATGCAGCGCATCGCGGATATCCGCGACGGGAAAGGCTATTAATGAAACTGGTTCAGGGACAGATCTGGAAAAAGGGCGATGAATATATCCGTCTCGTCGAGCGGGAACGGCTCTCGGTGAAATATAAAGTGATGGCTGATCCGGTGACCGGCGAAGGCACGTTGCATGATCTCTCTAAAAAAGAGTTCTGCCGTCTGATCAAAGAGGCTGAACTGCTGAAGCCGGGGTCGGAATTTTACGACCATTCTGATGAGGATTGAG
This is a stretch of genomic DNA from Pontiella agarivorans. It encodes these proteins:
- a CDS encoding sulfatase produces the protein MKNAVLLLCMLSGLVSARPNIIFINADDLGVMDVDYNSDRYITPNIRRICKEGMVFSEAYAAAASGASSRACVMSGQYTPRHGIYGTDVAGIGKASERKLIPVKSEKFLPLENVTITKVLKAGGYKTIHLGKWQIGEDPTEQGFDVNIGGYAAGVPKGGYFVPFRQGLMAEYNNQYRAGTHSVDVLTDQAVKFMQINRETPFFMSLQFYSVHAGLEPVPELVEKYDPATVDPTYASMIEMVDLGVGRILDAVRDLGLKNNTMIVFTSDNGGVKAVSDQTPFRSGKGSYFDGGIRVPLVISWPGHSAKAGLCETPVIGVDFYPTFLEAAGLKAPKGKVLDGVSLIPLLKKRGTIPERPIFWHFPVYQESLAAKADDAHDEFFLTRPGSAVRMGRWKLHEYFEDGRIELYDLAADPAERMNFQHLHVRTTEKLHRALVEWREAIGAPVPDQPNPEYHPAENP
- a CDS encoding superoxide dismutase, translating into MAYELPALPYGYDALEPYIDARTMEIHHTKHHQAYITKVNAALEGTGLEDTPLCELCANLDKVPEDKRGAVRNNGGGHANHSFFWEIMIGEKQEPTGELLAAIKDSFGGIDGFQDAFSNAAATRFGSGWAWLCKHDDGTLSVCSTPNQDNPLMKEVACDGTPILGLDVWEHAYYLNYQNRRPDYINAFFNVINWDLVGQYYAKGPSCG
- a CDS encoding prephenate dehydrogenase; translation: MDSNTNIAILGFGLMGASLALGLKKRGFTGRITGYARREETRLQALENGVADAVFADPADAVREADLVVICVPIWTIAKLAEQIVPALKPGAVVTDVGSTKSELLKLMCPLFQSSEAHFVGSHPIAGSEKTGIEAGNPDLYDGRLCIVCPVESTPAEANERVSNLWKTAGSEVVEMSPCEHDAMLASTSHLPHMIAAALARSVADGDPSEKADYCGTGFKDTTRVASGSADMWVDIIDTNRDALVEEIERFHDELQGLIQILRSGHGDDIRKWLEDARDDRDEILKLNRFLKR
- the aroA gene encoding 3-phosphoshikimate 1-carboxyvinyltransferase, producing MKPETGNLNKEASKTDQSKTKNRKSKRVYPAKLEGSVSVPGDKSISQRVAMLASLADGTSKVTGYLMGEDAKSTLSAMEQMGAKAEFKDDALYITGVAGKLQQPAEPLNMGNSGTGTRLLAGIVAGAGVEASMIGDDSLSSRPMGRIRHPLEQMGASIGLTGKKGTLPMMIMGGNLKGIGYLLPMASAQVKSCVLLAGLFAEGKTTVVEPRPTRDHTEKLFQALDIPIEINGLEISVQGTGKDGVHFQARDFTVPGDFSSAAFWIVAVAARPGAELVIENVGLNPRRTALLDVMKRMGADIEVTVTEAKGDPIGNIRVRGAQLQGTVIEGDEIPNLIDEIPIICVAGALAEGQTEVRDAAELRVKESDRIAEMVKNLKLFGVQVEEKEDGMVVTGPNRLVTPDAVIDSHGDHRIAMSAAILNSFATGPITIDQVDCVDTSYPEFWQHLEQLGGKTN
- the cmk gene encoding (d)CMP kinase; the protein is MNKTIAIDGPSASGKSSVSKGVAAALGFIYVDSGALYRGITWQALRKGVDVHDAAAVIACMENTDWDFFVQDGAATFSVDGNVPVQELRKKDVRENVSFVAVIPEVRTFVVDSLRALEHFGSLVMEGRDIGTKVFPDSPYKFYLDADPEERAMRRYRELVAAGENEKAEEVMESLKKRDKIDSTRKTDPLTVAPGAQVIDSTSMTLDDVIQTVVDAVKE
- a CDS encoding lysophospholipid acyltransferase family protein, translated to MIDSEKHEVMADMRVYQFSTRIFKLFLLIWHRLRIRGAENIPARGGVLLASNHASFLDPPVVGVGYRGRPVHFMARNTLWNSKFGSWWMDHVGCIPVSRGTGDIKALKLTIKALKEGKAVSMFPEGTRTEDGELQEAKGGIGFIIEKSGCVVVPAYIDGTYKAHPKGTRFIKPCKVTVTYGKPITQDDFKALGTGRAAYDDYAKLIMQRIADIRDGKGY